The Siniperca chuatsi isolate FFG_IHB_CAS linkage group LG7, ASM2008510v1, whole genome shotgun sequence genome includes a window with the following:
- the lamtor1 gene encoding ragulator complex protein LAMTOR1, translating to MGCCYSSENETTEQDPDERKPLIPHPNPVSKPPNGTDWITTSVPSARTDEQALLTSILTKTAQNIIDVSAADSVMMEQHEYMDKARQYSTKLAVLSNSLPQKKALALPSLTSQPHQVLASDLVPYADVQQVSKIAAYAYSAISQIKVDAKEELVVQFAIP from the exons ATGGGTTGCTGTTACAGCAGCGAGAACGAGACCACAGAGCAG GACCCTGATGAACGTAAACCACTGATCCCCCACCCGAACCCTGTCAGCAAACCCCCAAATGGGACGGACTGGATTACTACCAGTGTCCCCTCAGCGCGGACAGATGAACAGGCCCTCCTTACATCCATCCTCACCAAGACAGCACA GAACATCATTGATGTCTCCGCAGCTGACTCTGTCATGATGGAGCAGCACGAATACATGGACAAAGCTCGGCAATacag TACCAAGCTGGCTGTGTTGAGCAACAGTCTGCCCCAGAAGAAAGCCCTCGCTCTCCCCTCTCTCACCAGCCAGCCCCACCAAGTGCTTGCGAGTGACCTGGTGCCGTACGCAGATGTTCAGCAG GTGTCCAAGATAGCAGCTTACGCTTACAGTGCAATCTCTCAAATCAAAGTGGATGCTAAAGAAGAACTGGTGGTCCAGTTTGCCATTCCCTGA
- the lrrc51 gene encoding leucine rich repeat containing 51 isoform X1: MCMIFVISQQLIEVSASFTAVNMYGAPVDLSFKHISSLADTWTEEPSSGLRPSKRNSEMKYLSRSLRLNNNSITDLHDLQKTVCHFLAEPSQLAWLDLSFNKISHIDQVLSELRELRVLYLHGNSIFILSEVDRLGALPHLHTITLHGNVIETNKAYRNRVISALPRLKTMDFSAVTRQERVMAKIWHNRSRSSKETLQ, from the exons ATGTGTATGATATTTGTGATAAGTCAACAATTGATTGAG GTGAGTGCATCTTTTACAGCTGTGAATATGTACGGAGCTCCAGTGGATTTATCTTTTAAACACATCAGCAGTTTGGCAG ACACATGGACAGAGGAACCCAGCAGCGGTCTGCGGCCTTCAAAGAGAAATTCAGAGATGAAGTACCTAAGCCGCTCCCTGCGTCTCAATAACAACAGCATCACTGACCTTCATGACCTCCAGAAGACTGTTTGCCACTTCCTGGCTGAGCCATCACAGCTTGCCTGGCTGGACCTTTCCTTCAACAAAATCTCACACATAGATCAA gttTTGAGCGAGCTGCGTGAACTGCGTGTGTTGTATCTTCACGGCAACAGCATTTTTATTCTGTCAGAGGTGGACAGGCTGGGAGCGCTACCACATCTACACACCATCACTCTACATGGAAATGTCATAGAAACTAACAAGGCTTACAG GAATCGTGTGATTTCTGCTTTGCCTCGGTTAAAGACGATGGACTTCAGTGCTGTGACACGCCAGGAGCGAGTCATGGCAAAGATTTGGCATAACCGCAGCAGAAGCAGCAAGGAGACTCTCCAGTGA
- the lrrc51 gene encoding leucine rich repeat containing 51 isoform X2 encodes MYGAPVDLSFKHISSLADTWTEEPSSGLRPSKRNSEMKYLSRSLRLNNNSITDLHDLQKTVCHFLAEPSQLAWLDLSFNKISHIDQVLSELRELRVLYLHGNSIFILSEVDRLGALPHLHTITLHGNVIETNKAYRNRVISALPRLKTMDFSAVTRQERVMAKIWHNRSRSSKETLQ; translated from the exons ATGTACGGAGCTCCAGTGGATTTATCTTTTAAACACATCAGCAGTTTGGCAG ACACATGGACAGAGGAACCCAGCAGCGGTCTGCGGCCTTCAAAGAGAAATTCAGAGATGAAGTACCTAAGCCGCTCCCTGCGTCTCAATAACAACAGCATCACTGACCTTCATGACCTCCAGAAGACTGTTTGCCACTTCCTGGCTGAGCCATCACAGCTTGCCTGGCTGGACCTTTCCTTCAACAAAATCTCACACATAGATCAA gttTTGAGCGAGCTGCGTGAACTGCGTGTGTTGTATCTTCACGGCAACAGCATTTTTATTCTGTCAGAGGTGGACAGGCTGGGAGCGCTACCACATCTACACACCATCACTCTACATGGAAATGTCATAGAAACTAACAAGGCTTACAG GAATCGTGTGATTTCTGCTTTGCCTCGGTTAAAGACGATGGACTTCAGTGCTGTGACACGCCAGGAGCGAGTCATGGCAAAGATTTGGCATAACCGCAGCAGAAGCAGCAAGGAGACTCTCCAGTGA
- the numa1 gene encoding LOW QUALITY PROTEIN: nuclear mitotic apparatus protein 1 (The sequence of the model RefSeq protein was modified relative to this genomic sequence to represent the inferred CDS: inserted 1 base in 1 codon), with protein sequence MANNLGVKSLLSWVNSIKLSDREITTNDLQDGTVLLKLVYMLKKEPNSCFSNSVEDRFNLIADFVERDCRFSATKGTSLSWDNIRDGINLTVEIAKVLLLLVYHDIMNERCTLNMLECDVEQEIANLTGSFVMESEGYVYLSNRLDAYLARRLLPVSREIFERSASTSTSNVSTISSLSDDESPVFHRTQKITFVDMQTVASSSVSKSPLQDIMNTPKFQMRKMQRQMIKERDYRDGLERELASKLALIAQRESHINQLQYRLDKLKEEQGDQEQVTGEQINELETKNNTLQMRLKEMLKQNKDFKSNSSLMERKVDELTEENGVLSSQVRAVCSQLAILEAEVGRLTDTHASAQEEWRSKTCHLESELNQATAQKELLTEQIQILQGKISCLEDEISRATKEDVGENMGPVMEREMFETKINSLNNELESTFCSLKNAEMEIQAKTQQLAEYRDEITQKKDLLKQQKSHTEEMIQAKDEMIDKLQKEITEQRVVLQQEIQDLKLQLQQVEQQKTEQMTRLQQHIAACEQEVEKLKEMKKEKDDLLHQTEEKVKDLEMKLSAASSLLADNDQQMKSLTEEVDILTDETRKTKNEVQAKEEMLAKFLMEKSEEQEILYNKIQTLTVHVENLNLSLKQAEQEIQLKQDLLGKTQQENMQQREVLQQQIVTCEDEVRKLNNEIQVRNEQLVVLKNDSSQQSESLEQEIKGLKDQLESLKDSLRQAEKQVQAQEVMLTKQEQQSAHQSELLQQQLSASEEEVRRMKEEIQTKEEQMIVLKTASSEQSELLHQEIQELKKQVECLSSSLMNAEENLQSKENLFAEQQLQSSQDMKALQAQMVASQDEVKRLNAEIHAKEEKIILLQTETSTHSELLQQEIESLXKQIESMSNSLEIAKDQVQAKEELMARQEQENTLQIEALGKHSAVLEEEVNRLREAIQTKEGEVNMLKVESCKESEVLHKVIHSLRDQVQSLSESLKTTIEQVQAKENLLTQKEMEISQEKHEFQNMMTSSEEEMKGLREQIQAKEEQLVTLQKEGSKHSDMLQQEIECLKNQLANMGDSLTKAEEKVQTQLAVLTKQEQESAHQKELLQRQLSASEEEVRRMKEEIQTKEEQMIVLKTASSEQSELLHQEIQELKKQVECLSSSLMNAEENLQSKENLFAEQQLQSSQDMKALQAQMVASQDEVKRLNAEIHAKEEKIILLQTETSTHSELLQQEIESLKKQIESMSNSLEIAKDQVQAKEELMARQEQENTLQIEALGKHSAVLEEEVNRLREAIQTKEGEVNMLKVESCKESEVLHKEIHSLRDQVQSLSESLKTTIEQVQAKENLLTQKEMEISQEKHEFQNMMTSSEEEMKGLREQIQAKEEQLVTLQKEGSKHSDMLQQEIECLKNQLANMGDSLTKAEEKVQTQLAVLTKQEQESAHQKELLQRQLSASEEEVRRMKEEIQTKEEQMIVLKTASSEQSELLHQEIQELKKQVECLSSSLMNAEENLQSKENLFAEQQLQSSQDMKALQAQMVASQDEVKRLNAEIHAKEEKIILLQTETSTHSELLQQEIESLKKQIESMSNSLEIAKDQVQAKEELMAKQQQENTLQIEALGKHSAVLVQEKEVLMARILQAEKDQKALEKQLEAMVFEKERLAQAKQAMERENMASHKLESVLQQELEILKTEREKLLKDKEKTEILKGDLQEQLSAKSEAAEHYKAQMEKAVSHYNSKKQLLQESQEEVAELKHSLEVKEREVKAITMENKMLQLDLDKAQTNEKKLLSTVASLEAQLAFADHNLRVQNKIHGKERSATESCFFEVPNTHSHAHTRAQVKRTMSSDSLDQSSLEDSLNATRKLSAPDESSTPLVRSSERLADKRRGLHAESLETLYFTPVNNRQINRTSTEHNMELDSVRRNPSSSVKRRRTTQVINITMTKKTPGGGEGDETFYSLASARSQPNLSSAHSARPGSMELFDTPARMSGTANDQLIGLPGYRRSTVHSQTTSTFCVGAENEPDGAPEDWMRIAELQARNKACLPHLKSSYPVESETGRGSVFLFTDEELRTGDPSDTIRRASTMPGQLQDSLASHRHSLMLGHSGAAASTRSHRLSLMPGQLPSKTVSSSQLRSPKGTKRSSSTLSVHQTSPEKKVRASCFPRPLTPKNKNVISGPSSSHLNPALSPAERRQSMMFTVDNTPKNNNYLKKGLNKLRSSTRKSPGKSSKKSPAQTSARKCQENMPSGNSRAGVGRAGRIGSSKSPQVVTKGQRKSPRATSRAAKSPGLTASARKKRVSVIEENLAACLKR encoded by the exons ATGGCGAATAACTTGGGTGTTAAGTCTCTTCTCAGCTGG GTTAACAGTATAAAACTGTCCGACCGAGAAATAACTACCAACGATTTACAAGATGGGACAGTCTTACTGAAACTTGTTTATATGCT GAAAAAGGAACCCAACTCCTGTTTCAGTAATTCTGTTGAGGATCGGTTTAACCTCATTGCAGACTTTGTGGAAA GAGACTGCAGATTTAGTGCAACCAAAGGCACTTCATTGTCTTGGGACAACATAAGAGATGGCATCAACCTAACAGTAGAAATTGCAAAG GTGCTTTTGTTGCTCGTATACCATGACATAATGAATGAGCGCTGCACTCTGAACATGTTGGAATGCGATGTGGAG CAAGAGATAGCAAACCTAACTGGTTCCTTTGTGATGGAGAGCGAGGGCTACGTTTATCTGAGCAATAGACTTGATGCCTATTTGGCAAGGAGAC TTTTGCCTGTCTCTCGTGAAATATTTGAGCGATCAGCATCCACCTCTACCTCCAATGTGTCGACTATCTCCTCGCTCTCAGATGACGAGTCCCCGGTCTTCCACCGCACACAGAAAATCACATTTGTGGACATGCAAACTGTGGCTTCTTCCTCAGTCAG CAAGTCTCCTCTCCAGGATATCATGAACACACCTAAATTTCAGATGAGGAAGATGCAACGACAGATGATCAAGGAGAGAGACTACAGAGATGGGTTGGAAAGGGAGCTGGCCAGCAAGCTTGCACTCATTGCACAAAGAG AGTCCCATATTAACCAGTTGCAGTACCGTCTGGATAAGTTGAAAGAAGAGCAAGGTGATCAGGAGCAGGTTACTGGGGAACAAATCAATGAGCTTGAGACGAAGAACAACAC GTTACAAATGCGTCTTAAGGAGATGTTAAAGCAAAATAAAGACTTCAAGAGTAACTCCTCACTTATGGAGCGCAAAGTGGATGAGCTAACAGAAGAAAATGGTGTACTCTCTTCCCAG GTGAGAGCTGTGTGTTCACAGCTGGCCATCTTGGAGGCAGAAGTTGGCAGGCTGACAGACACCCATGCATCTGCTCAGGAGGAGTGGAGAAGCAAAACATGCCACCTAGAGTCTGAACTCAACCAAGCTACTGCTCAAAAG GAGCTACTGACTGAACAAATTCAGATCCTCCAGGGAAAGATTTCCTGTTTGGAGGATGAAATAAGCAGGGCCACTAAGGAAGATGTAGGAGAGAATATGGGGCCTGTAATGGAG AGAGAAATGTTTGAgactaaaataaacagtttgaatAATGAgctggagagcacattttgcTCCCTGAAAAATGCAGAGATGGAGATTCAGGCCAAAACACAGCAGTTGGCGGAGTATCGGGATGAAATTACTCAAAAGAAGGATCTCCTGAAGCAACAGAAGTCCCACACTGAAGAAATGATTCAAGCCAAGGATGAAATGATAGACAAGTTGCAAAAAGAGATCACTGAGCAGAGAGTAGTCCTTCAGCAAGAGATCCAAGATCTCAAGCTTCAACTTCAGCAAGTTGAGCAGCAGAAAACCGAGCAGATGACAAGACTACAACAGCATATTGCTGCTTGTGAACAAGAAGTTGAAAAACTaaaggaaatgaagaaagagaaggatgaTCTTCTCCACCAGACTGAAGAAAAGGTGAAAGATCTCGAAATGAAGTTATCTGCTGCCAGTTCCCTCTTGGCTGATAATGACCAACAAATGAAAAGTCTCACAGAAGAAGTTGATATTCTTACAGATGAAACcagaaaaaccaaaaatgaagTTCAAGCCAAAGAGGAAATGCTTGCCAAATTCCTTATGGAGAAGTCTGAGGAGCAAGAAATTCTTTATAATAAAATCCAGACCTTGACAGTCCACGTGGAAAACCTTAACTTGTCTCTCAAACAGGCTGAGCAGGAAATTCAACTCAAGCAAGACCTACTGGGTAAAACCCAACAAGAGAATATGCAACAAAGGGAGGTACTCCAACAACAGATTGTAACCTGTGAAGATGAGGTTCGGAAGTTAAACAACGAGATACAGGTCAGAAATGAGCAGCTTGTTGTTCTAAAGAATGACAGCTCTCAACAGTCTGAATCACTGGAGCAAGAGATTAAAGGTCTAAAAGACCAACTAGAAAGTCTGAAGGACTCTCTCAGACAGGCTGAGAAACAAGTTCAGGCTCAAGAGGTTATGCTTACAAAGCAGGAGCAGCAAAGTGCTCATCAGTCAGAGCTCCTGCAGCAACAACTGTCTGCTTCTGAGGAAGAGGTGAGGAGGATGAAAGAGGAGATCCAGACTAAAGAAGAGCAGATGATAGTGCTGAAGACTGCCAGCTCAGAGCAGTCAGAACTATTACATCAAGAGATCCAAGAATTAAAGAAACAGGTTGAGTGTCTTAGTTCCTCACTGATGAATGCTGAGGAGAATCTGCAATCCAAGGAAAATCTGTTTGCTgaacagcagctacagagctCTCAGGATATGAAGGCTCTCCAGGCGCAGATGGTAGCATCTCAAGATGAGGTGAAGAGGCTAAATGCAGAGATTCATGCTAAGGAGGAGAAGATAATTCTGCTACAGACTGAGACCTCTACACACTCTGAATTGCTACAGCAGGAGATTGAAAGTC AAAAACAAATTGAGAGTATGAGCAATTCTCTTGAGATCGCCAAGGACCAGGTTCAAGCCAAAGAAGAGTTGATGGCCAGGCAGGAGCAGGAGAACACTTTGCAGATTGAGGCACTAGGAAAGCACAGTGCAGTTCTTGAGGAGGAGGTTAATCGGCTGAGAGAGGCGATCCAAACTAAAGAGGGTGAGGTCAATATGTTAAAGGTTGAGAGCTGCAAGGAGTCAGAGGTGCTACATAAAGTGATCCACTCTCTTAGGGACCAAGTGCAAAGTTTGAGCGAATCTCTGAAGACTACAATAGAGCAGGTTCAGGCTAAAGAAAACCTGCTGACTCAGAAGGAAATGGAGATTTCTCAGGAAAAACATGAATTTCAAAACATGATGACATCTTCTGAAGAGGAGATGAAAGGGCTTAGGGAGCAGATCCAGGCTAAAGAGGAACAGCTGGTCACACTACAAAAAGAGGGCTCCAAACATTCTGACATGCTACAGCAAGAGATTGAATGTCTAAAAAACCAACTAGCTAATATGGGTGACTCTCTCACAAAGGCTGAGGAGAAGGTTCAGACTCAGCTAGCTGTGCTCACCAAACAGGAGCAGGAGAGCGCTCACCAGAAGGAGCTTCTCCAGCGACAGCTGTCTGCTTCTGAGGAAGAGGTGAGGAGGATGAAAGAGGAGATCCAGACTAAAGAAGAGCAGATGATAGTGCTGAAGACTGCCAGCTCAGAGCAGTCAGAACTATTACATCAAGAGATCCAAGAATTAAAGAAACAGGTTGAGTGTCTTAGTTCCTCACTGATGAATGCTGAGGAGAATCTGCAATCCAAGGAAAATCTGTTTGCTgaacagcagctacagagctCTCAGGATATGAAGGCTCTCCAGGCGCAGATGGTAGCATCTCAAGATGAGGTGAAGAGGCTAAATGCAGAGATTCATGCTAAGGAGGAGAAGATAATTCTGCTACAGACTGAGACCTCTACACACTCTGAATTGCTACAGCAGGAGATTGaaagtctgaaaaaacaaattgaGAGTATGAGCAATTCTCTTGAGATCGCCAAGGACCAGGTTCAAGCCAAAGAAGAGTTGATGGCCAGGCAGGAGCAGGAGAACACTTTGCAGATTGAGGCACTAGGAAAGCACAGTGCAGTTCTTGAGGAGGAGGTTAATCGGCTGAGAGAGGCGATCCAAACTAAAGAGGGTGAGGTCAATATGTTAAAGGTTGAGAGCTGCAAGGAGTCAGAGGTGCTACATAAAGAGATCCACTCTCTTAGGGACCAAGTGCAAAGTTTGAGCGAATCTCTGAAGACTACAATAGAGCAGGTTCAGGCTAAAGAAAACCTGCTGACTCAGAAGGAAATGGAGATTTCTCAGGAAAAACATGAATTTCAAAACATGATGACATCTTCTGAAGAGGAGATGAAAGGGCTTAGGGAGCAGATCCAGGCTAAAGAGGAACAGCTGGTCACACTACAAAAAGAGGGCTCCAAACATTCTGACATGCTACAGCAAGAGATTGAATGTCTAAAAAACCAACTAGCTAATATGGGTGACTCTCTCACAAAGGCTGAGGAGAAGGTTCAGACTCAGCTAGCTGTGCTCACTAAACAGGAGCAGGAGAGCGCTCACCAGAAGGAGCTTCTCCAGCGACAGCTGTCTGCTTCTGAGGAAGAGGTGAGGAGGATGAAAGAGGAGATCCAGACTAAAGAAGAGCAGATGATAGTGCTGAAGACTGCCAGCTCAGAGCAGTCAGAACTATTACATCAAGAGATCCAAGAATTAAAGAAACAGGTTGAGTGTCTTAGTTCCTCACTGATGAATGCTGAGGAGAATCTGCAATCCAAGGAAAATCTGTTTGCTgaacagcagctacagagctCTCAGGATATGAAGGCTCTCCAGGCGCAGATGGTAGCATCTCAAGATGAGGTGAAGAGGCTAAATGCAGAGATTCATGCTAAGGAGGAGAAGATAATTCTGCTACAGACTGAGACCTCTACACACTCTGAATTGCTACAGCAGGAGATTGaaagtctgaaaaaacaaattgaGAGTATGAGCAATTCTCTTGAGATCGCCAAGGACCAGGTTCAAGCCAAAGAAGAGTTGATGgccaagcagcagcaggagaacaCTTTGCAGATTGAGGCACTAGGAAAGCACAGTGCCGTTCTTGTTCAGGAAAAAGAAGTGCTGATGGCCAGGATACTCCAGGCGGAAAAGGATCAGAAAGCTCTGGAGAAACAACTTGAAGCCATGGTGTTTGAGAAGGAGAGGCTTGCTCAAGCCAAGCAAGccatggagagagagaacatggcCTCCCATAAACTGGAATCAGTGCTACAGCAGGAACTGGAAATATTgaaaactgagagagagaaactcttgaaagacaaagaaaaaactgagaTTCTAAAGGGAGACCTCCAGGAACAACTCTCAGCCAAATCGGAGGCTGCAGAACACTACAAAGCACAG ATGGAGAAGGCAGTGAGTCATTACAATAGCAAGAAGCAGCTTCTCCAGGAAAGCCAGGAGGAGGTGGCTGAACTCAAGCATTCCTTAGAAGTTAAAGAGCGTGAAGTAAAGGCCATTACCATGGAAAACAAGATGCTTCAACTGGATTTGGACAAGGCCCAAACCAATGAGAAGAAACTTTTGAGCACGGTGGCCAGTTTAGAGGCACAG CTGGCCTTTGCTGACCATAACCTGCGAGTACAGAATAAGATTCATGGTAAAGAAAGAAGTGCAACGGAGTCGTGTTTCTTTGAGGttcccaacacacactcacatgctcaCACTAGAGCACAAGTGAAGAGGACCATGAGCTCTGACAGCCTGGACCAGAGCTCTCTGGAAGACTCTTTGAATGCAACAAG GAAACTTTCAGCACCTGATGAATCAAGCACACCGCTTGTTCGCAGTTCAGAGCGCTTGGCAGACAAACGCCGGGGTCTACATGCCGAGTCACTGGAAACCCTTTACTTTACTCCTGTAAACAACAGACAGATCAATAG GACCAGTACAGAGCACAACATGGAACTGGATTCAGTCCGGAGAAATCCAAGTTCTTCTGTCAAAAGACGCAGGACCACACAGGTTATTAACATCACCATGACCAAG AAAACCCCAGGCGGCGGTGAAGGTGATGAGACTTTCTACAGTCTGGCCTCAGCTCGCTCCCAACCAAACCTCTCCAGTGCCCACTCTGCACGACCCGGGTCTATGGAGCTGTTTGACACACCTGCCAGAATGAGTGGCACTGCCAACGACCAGCTCATCGGTCTCCCAGGGTACAGGCGGAGCACAGTTCATTCACAGA CCACTAGTACATTTTGCGTGGGGGCAGAGAACGAGCCAGACGGGGCACCTGAAGACTGGATGAGGATCGCTGAGCTCCAGGCCAGGAACAAGGCCTGCCTTCCTCATCTGAAGAGCAGCTACCCTGTGGAGTCTGAG ACTGGCCGTGGCAGTGTATTCCTTTTCACAGACGAAGAACTCCGTACGGGTGACCCATCTGACACAATCCGCCGGGCGTCCACAATGCCTGGCCAGCTGCAAGACTCTCTTGCCTCTCATCGGCACTCCCTCATGTTGGGACACTCGGGTGCCGCAGCCAGTACTCGTTCTCATCGCCTGTCCTTGATGCCAGGCCAGCTGCCATCAAAAACGGTCAGCTCTTCTCAGCTGAGAAGCCCGAAAGGCACAAAGCGGTCTTCATCTACATTGTCTGTACATCAAACTTCGCCTGAG AAAAAGGTGAGGGCCAGCTGCTTCCCCCGTCCACTCACTCCCAAAAACAAGAACGTGATCAGTGGACCTTCCAGCTCTCATCTTAACCCTGCCCTCAGTCCA GCTGAGCGGAGGCAGTCTATGATGTTCACTGTTGACAACACCCCTAAGAACAACAACTACTTAAAGAAGGGGCTGAACAAACTACGCAGCTCCACCCGGAAATCCCCAGGCAAAAGTTCAAAGAAGTCGCCCGCTCAGACATCTGCACGTAAGTGCCAGGAAAACATGCCTTCAGGAAATTCTCGCGCTGGAGTGGGACGAGCAGGCAGAATTGGCAGCTCTAAGTCACCCCAGGTGGTAACTAAAGGACAGAGGAAGTCTCCACGAGCGACCAGCAGGGCTGCAAAGTCTCCTGGACTGACGGCTAGTGCTCGCAAG aagcGTGTGTCTGTAATCGAAGAAAACCTTGCTGCGTGTCTTAAAAG ATGA
- the nlrc3l gene encoding NACHT, LRR and PYD domains-containing protein 3, producing the protein MDPDTEVESIFRQGNEGEDEEEKKNWKRPPSSYGSMKSDSDVMEEEEEGNGEEVAEACSSLFPVVLPESTAREGTGLQMIRSESPETYYTMTTQQTKPPGAVVIDTRSSDLGDFSEDSDEEDMDEVLVTHSPEPPEPVEPDDAMQTDENSQPGRLHPEQDLPHIFKSIQSIVTGLTKEELFKFKMWFYQWEPGITLQQVMEGDILDFVDRILEILGQDRSLLHTISTLESVNKKPEADDLRNRCKRVLIRFHLKQYLIRKHQVIREGVVRAGKQNLLDTIYVEPQISTCGYGGVDPSHEFRPHPPTPLQVPGADTFVEVNNLFRLQTDDGKPVRTVLTTGIPGIGMSVSVGKFSLDWAELRANKDLQFVIKLSFRTLWLLRKQSPFPSQKMSIMEVIEYYHSECKGMKYLEEEDCKFLIIMDSFDCYQAPLDWENAPVINDNYTQAHPDVLIVNIIRGTVLRGARVWILGRRAAVSQIPSQFIDVVTEIQGFSDEMKDDYLTKRFCDAEQAAKIVAQYKRLPTLSMLARQPFVCWMVATVFERCYRYQGYGVHPPRLTPFYVSILIVQTNRKLQFYYGKGDNDLKWSSDDKHLLIKMGKMAFKMLERNASVFFEEDVKESGLKLTEVTVLSGMCTELPAAASDGRRTFCFIHFTFQEFMAALYVFTMFRSEAKNVLDSGVLHMPKIFTPKDQTKSAAGLVQCALERTLSSPLGYYDMFLRFLCGMLNLDCHNNQLSGYLYRHNSPKVGGLDEVQRLLEQTIQAAEVNNRDRVENLKECLREMIQEDE; encoded by the exons ATGGACCCGGACACTGAAGTTGAAAG CATCTTCAGGCAGGGGAATgagggagaggatgaggaggagaagaagaattgGAAGAGGCCACCCTCCAGCTATGGTTCAATGAAGAGTGACAGTGatgtgatggaggaggaggaggagggaaatgGAGAAGAGGTTGCAGAGGCCTGCTCTTCCTTGTTTCCTGTGGTACTACCTGAATCGACTGCTCGTGAGGGGACAGG GTTGCAGATGATTCGCTCAGAGTCTCCAGAGACCTACTACACCATGACTACGCAGCAGACCAAACCACCGGGAGCTGTTGTCATTGACACCAG GTCTTCTGATCTGGGGGATTTTTCAGAAGACAGCGATGAGGAGGATATGGATGAAGTTTTAGTAACTCATTCCCCAGAACCACCTGAACCTGTTGAACCAGATGACGCAATGCAGACTGATGAGAACAGCCAGCCAGGTAGACTACACCCAGAACAGGACCTGCCCCATATATTCAAG AGTATCCAGAGTATTGTGACAGGCCTCACCAAGGAGGAGCTATTCAAATTTAAGATGTGGTTTTACCAATGGGAACCAGGCATAACCCTGCAGCAGGTGATGGAGGGAGACATTCTCGATTTTGTGGACAGGATCCTGGAGATCCTTG GCCAGGATCGCTCCCTGTTGCACACTATAAGTACCCTAGAAAGTGTCAACAAGAAACCAGAGGCAGACGACCTACGGAATCGGTGCAAGAGAG TGTTGATCCGTTTTCATCTGAAGCAGTATTTAATCAGAAAACACCAAGTGATCCGAGAGGGGGTCGTTCGAGCCGGAAAGCAGAATCTTCTAGATACCATCTACGTTGAGCCCCAGATTTCCACCTGTGGTTATGGAGGAGTTGACCCCTCCCACGAGTTCCGACCCCACCCTCCGACACCTCTCCAGGTCCCCGGTGCCGACACCTTCGTTGAGGTGAACAATCTGTTCCGACTACAGACGGATGATGGCAAGCCTGTGAGGACAGTGCTGACCACTGGGATTCCAGGAATTGGCATGTCTGTCTCCGTGGGGAAATTCTCCCTGGATTGGGCAGAACTGCGCGCCAATaag GATCTGCAGTTTGTCATCAAGCTTTCGTTCCGAACTCTCTGGCTTTTGCGAAAACAAAGCCCTTTTCCTTCacagaaaatgtccatcatGGAAGTGATAGAATATTATCATTCTGAGTGCAAAGGCATGAAATACCTGGAGGAAGAGGATTGTAAATTTCTCATCATAATGGACTCGTTTGATTGTTACCAAGCTCCTTTGGACTGGGAG aATGCTCCAGTAATAAATGACAATTACACCCAAGCACATCCTGACGTCCTAATTGTAAATATCATCCGAGGCACTGTGCTTCGTGGTGCCCGCGTCTGGATCCTGGGGAGACGGGCGGCTGTCTCACAAATACCATCTCAGTTCATAGACGTTGTCACAGAAATACAGGgatttag TGATGAGATGAAAGATGACTACCTGACCAAACGCTTTTGCGATGCAGAGCAAGCAGCGAAGATCGTGGCACAGTATAAGCGCCTACCAACACTCAGTATGCTCGCTCGCCAACCCTTTGTCTGCTGGATGGTGGCCACAGTGTTCGAGCGCTGCTATCGTTATCAGGGCTACGGGGTGCACCCCCCCAGGCTGACGCCATTCTACGTCAGCATTTTGATTGTCCAGACCAATCGCAAGCTACAGTTCTACTATGGAAAGGGGGACAATGACCTG AAATGGTCCAGTGACGACAAGCACCTGCTGATAAAGATGGGGAAGATGGCCTTTAAGATGCTGGAGAGGAATGCCAGTGTGTTCTTTGAAGAGGACGTGAAGGAGTCCGGTCTGAAGTTGACAGAGGTGACGGTGTTGTCCGGCATGTGCACTGAGCTCCCCGCCGCAGCCTCAGATGGGAGGAGGACATTCTGCTTTATACACTTCACCTTTCAG GAGTTCATGGCCGCTCTGTACGTCTTCACAATGTTTCGCTCAGAGGCTAAGAACGTTCTGGACTCCGGGGTGCTGCACATGCCCAAGATCTTCACACCCAAGGATCAGACCAAATCAGCAGCAGGCCTGGTCCAGTGCGCCTTGGAGCGAACCCTCAGCTCCCCGCTGGGCTACTACGACATGTTCCTACGCTTTCTGTGCGGCATGCTTAACCTGGACTGCCACAACAATCAGCTGAGTGGGTATCTCTACCGCCACAACTCGCCGAAGGTGGGTGGACTGGATGAGGTGCAGCGGCTGCTAGAGCAGACGATACAGGCTGCTGAAGTAAACAATAGAGACCGGGTGGAAAACTTAAAGGAGTGCCTTAGAGAAATGATCCAGGAGGATGAGTGA